From Cecembia calidifontis, one genomic window encodes:
- a CDS encoding LysR family transcriptional regulator: MNYTLHQLQVFLKVTQTESITKAAEELHLTQPAVSIQLKNFQEQFDIPLTEVVGRKLYITDFGKEIALAAEKIVEQVNAINFKTASFKGQLTGRLKISVVSTGKYVMPYFLADFLKANPGIELKLDVTNKAMVINSLDENEIDFALVSILPEAMQVEAIPLMENKLYLVANKDFDLNQKVYGKEIFEKITLIFREHGSGTRLTMERYLRKNNIPVSKKLELTSNEAVKQAVIAGLGCSVMPLIGLRNEIKDGDLKIIPVNDLPIVTTWNLIYLKNKRFSPVAEAFLEYLHLEKENIIKQYFNWFEGVH, from the coding sequence ATGAACTATACACTCCATCAACTTCAGGTTTTTTTAAAGGTCACACAGACTGAAAGTATAACAAAAGCAGCAGAAGAGCTGCATTTGACACAGCCTGCAGTTTCCATACAATTGAAAAACTTTCAGGAGCAGTTTGATATACCGCTGACCGAAGTAGTAGGTAGGAAGTTATACATCACAGATTTTGGAAAAGAAATTGCTTTGGCTGCTGAAAAAATAGTGGAGCAGGTCAATGCCATTAATTTTAAGACTGCTTCATTCAAAGGTCAATTGACTGGAAGGCTTAAGATATCTGTGGTATCCACAGGGAAATATGTGATGCCTTATTTTTTGGCGGATTTTCTAAAAGCCAATCCGGGCATAGAACTCAAACTCGATGTGACCAATAAGGCCATGGTCATCAACAGTTTGGATGAAAACGAAATTGATTTCGCTTTGGTCTCAATTCTTCCTGAAGCCATGCAGGTGGAGGCGATTCCCCTTATGGAGAATAAACTTTATTTGGTGGCCAACAAGGATTTTGATCTGAACCAAAAAGTTTATGGAAAAGAGATTTTTGAAAAGATTACCCTGATTTTCAGAGAACATGGGTCAGGTACCCGCCTGACCATGGAGCGGTATTTAAGGAAAAACAATATTCCGGTAAGCAAAAAATTGGAGCTCACTTCCAATGAGGCGGTGAAACAGGCGGTAATTGCAGGATTAGGTTGTTCGGTGATGCCTCTTATAGGGCTTAGAAATGAAATTAAGGATGGGGATTTGAAGATCATTCCGGTAAATGATCTGCCTATAGTAACCACTTGGAATCTGATTTACTTAAAAAATAAGCGGTTTTCACCTGTGGCTGAGGCATTTTTGGAATACCTGCATTTGGAAAAAGAAAATATCATCAAACAGTATTTCAATTGGTTTGAGGGAGTGCATTGA
- a CDS encoding HYC_CC_PP family protein gives MKSFIKIALLVFYVFFNAGLSYSMHFCGDDFQRINVFAEYKTCCGSDTPMSGCCDDVSKLELPNSDQQLSDILDFQHQVCELLTFDAAAFELPVIFRTTEEKTASADSSPPIFQNTPIYIFCQVFLI, from the coding sequence GTGAAGTCATTCATCAAAATAGCACTCCTTGTTTTCTATGTGTTTTTTAACGCAGGTTTGAGCTATTCCATGCATTTTTGTGGGGATGACTTCCAAAGGATCAATGTTTTTGCCGAATACAAAACCTGCTGTGGGTCAGACACCCCTATGTCGGGATGCTGTGATGATGTCTCCAAATTGGAACTTCCCAATTCCGATCAACAGCTATCTGATATTTTGGATTTCCAGCATCAGGTATGTGAGTTACTTACTTTTGATGCTGCTGCTTTTGAATTACCAGTAATTTTTCGAACTACAGAAGAGAAAACAGCCTCTGCTGATTCCTCACCCCCGATATTTCAGAATACTCCTATCTATATTTTTTGTCAGGTATTCCTGATTTGA
- a CDS encoding efflux RND transporter permease subunit — protein sequence MLNNIIKFFLENKLVTVILLLLVIGWGIVTAPFNWSTGFLPNDPVPVDAIPDIGENQQIVFTDWMGRSPQDVEDQITYPLTTSLLGMPGVKSIRSTSMFGFSSIYIIFEDDVEFYWSRSRILEKLNSLPAGLLPEGVQPKLGPDATGLGQVYFYTLEGRDEKGNPAGGWDLHELRSIQDYYVRYGLAGTEGVAEVATIGGHVKEYQVDLDPVAMKAHNVSMMQVMNAIKQSNLDIGANTMEINQVEFIVRGLGYVKSLEDIEKAVVKVSNNVPLRIRDIAKVTIGPASRAERAILDKGGAEAVGGVVVARYGDNPLQVIDAIKAKIDEISPGLPSKTLEDGTVSKVTIVPFYDRSGLIKETLNTLNEAISLQILITIIVIMVMVYNLRASLLISALLPLAVLMCFIMMKYVGVDANIVALSGIAIAIGTMVDLGIILNENILRHLEESDGKKTKLQLIYDATTEVSSAILTAVMTTIVSFLPVFTLQAAEGKLFGPLAYTKTFALVAALIFTLVFMPAFAHWVFGAQVKSKNYKTILNGLMAVAGLILLFYFPWAGWVLLAFAANHLIHYFFPKQTKEGRYKNQVAMIIAVVAVSVLLAIEWRPLGLAQSVFVNFLFIGLVVGVVLGIFALFIRYYARLLHWCLEHAKVFLLIPLTIILLAVNIWLGFGKIFGFVATGFDKVGVNIRTTSVWSGLVHAFPGMGKEFMPALNEGSFLLMPTSMPHSGVEANMQIVKQLDMLVQAIPEVEMVVGKAGRAESPLDPAPMSMYENIINYKTEYLQDENARKLRFKVDREGNYLIQVNGKVWWYDRQDGAIWDEDKNYMDEAQRRAVARNISKYLVADEKKGQYFRQWRDEIRTPDDIWDEIQVRTSNLPGVTSAPKLQPIETRLVMLQTGMRAPMGMKVYGPNLETIENFSLKLEAVLKEVPSVKSEAVFADRSLGKPYLEIDLDRTQLGRYGLNIADVQEFIEVAIGGMTLSTTVEGRERYAIRARYAREYRDDPEALRRILVTTPTGAQIPLGQLAEISYRPGPMMIRGENTFLVGYVLFDKRDGFAEGSVVDDARNFIQQKINSGELEVPAGVSYTFSGSYENQIRAEKRLAIVIPLCLAVIFLILYFQFRSTAMVLMIFSAIAMAFSGGFMMLWLYGQDWFFDFNFLGTNMRELFQMRTFNLSVAVWVGFIALFGIATDDGVVMGTYLKQSFEKFQPKNVNEVRKAVLEAGLKRVRPCLMTTATTLLALLPVLTSSGRGSDIMIPMAIPAFGGMTVALISLFIVPVLYGKYQEFRVKRN from the coding sequence ATGCTAAACAATATCATAAAATTCTTTCTCGAAAATAAACTGGTCACAGTAATACTTCTTTTGCTCGTGATAGGCTGGGGGATCGTGACGGCCCCCTTCAACTGGAGCACGGGTTTTCTCCCCAACGACCCTGTGCCAGTAGATGCCATACCTGATATCGGTGAGAACCAACAGATCGTCTTTACCGATTGGATGGGACGTTCTCCTCAGGATGTGGAGGATCAGATCACTTATCCTTTGACTACCTCCCTTTTGGGGATGCCAGGTGTAAAATCTATCCGAAGCACCTCCATGTTCGGCTTTTCTTCAATCTACATCATTTTTGAGGATGATGTGGAATTCTATTGGAGCCGCTCCCGAATTCTGGAAAAGTTGAATTCGCTTCCTGCAGGATTACTGCCTGAAGGTGTGCAACCCAAACTCGGACCCGATGCAACGGGTCTTGGACAGGTATATTTCTACACCTTGGAAGGCAGGGATGAGAAGGGTAACCCGGCCGGTGGTTGGGATCTGCACGAACTCCGAAGCATACAGGATTACTACGTACGCTATGGCCTGGCAGGCACGGAAGGAGTGGCGGAAGTGGCGACCATCGGTGGCCATGTGAAAGAGTATCAGGTGGACCTGGACCCTGTGGCTATGAAAGCGCACAATGTGTCGATGATGCAGGTGATGAATGCCATCAAGCAGTCCAACCTGGATATTGGTGCCAATACCATGGAGATCAATCAAGTGGAGTTTATTGTTCGTGGATTGGGATATGTGAAGTCCTTGGAAGATATTGAAAAGGCGGTGGTAAAGGTAAGTAACAATGTACCTCTGCGCATCCGCGACATTGCCAAAGTGACCATAGGTCCTGCAAGCCGTGCAGAAAGGGCCATCCTGGACAAAGGCGGAGCCGAAGCCGTAGGCGGGGTAGTAGTAGCTCGCTATGGAGACAATCCTTTGCAGGTCATTGATGCCATTAAGGCCAAAATTGATGAAATATCCCCCGGCCTGCCCAGCAAAACATTAGAGGATGGTACGGTTTCCAAAGTGACCATTGTTCCTTTCTATGACCGTTCAGGTTTGATCAAGGAAACTTTGAATACTTTGAATGAAGCCATCAGCCTGCAGATCCTGATTACCATCATCGTGATCATGGTGATGGTGTACAATCTCAGGGCTTCCCTGTTGATCTCTGCACTTTTGCCACTGGCGGTGCTGATGTGTTTTATCATGATGAAGTATGTGGGTGTAGATGCCAATATCGTGGCGCTTTCAGGTATTGCCATTGCCATTGGTACCATGGTGGACTTGGGGATTATCCTCAATGAAAATATCCTTCGCCACTTGGAAGAATCGGATGGGAAAAAGACCAAACTCCAACTGATCTACGATGCCACTACCGAAGTGAGCTCGGCCATCCTGACCGCCGTGATGACCACTATAGTCAGCTTTTTGCCGGTATTTACGCTTCAAGCGGCAGAAGGAAAACTCTTTGGGCCTTTGGCCTACACCAAAACTTTTGCTTTGGTGGCTGCATTGATCTTTACTTTAGTTTTTATGCCGGCTTTTGCACATTGGGTGTTTGGTGCGCAGGTGAAATCCAAAAATTACAAGACTATCCTAAATGGCTTGATGGCTGTGGCTGGATTGATTCTTCTCTTTTATTTCCCTTGGGCTGGATGGGTGCTTTTGGCATTTGCAGCCAATCATTTGATCCATTATTTCTTCCCCAAGCAGACAAAAGAAGGTCGATACAAGAATCAGGTAGCCATGATCATTGCCGTAGTGGCTGTTTCAGTGCTTTTGGCCATTGAGTGGAGACCTTTGGGATTGGCCCAGTCGGTTTTTGTGAATTTCCTTTTTATTGGACTGGTGGTAGGTGTGGTTTTGGGCATCTTCGCGCTCTTTATCCGATACTATGCTAGGCTTCTTCATTGGTGCCTAGAACATGCCAAGGTGTTTTTGTTGATCCCTTTGACCATCATTCTTCTGGCGGTGAATATCTGGTTGGGCTTCGGAAAGATTTTTGGTTTTGTGGCCACGGGATTTGATAAGGTCGGGGTAAATATCCGTACCACTTCAGTTTGGTCAGGTTTGGTACACGCCTTCCCAGGTATGGGCAAGGAATTTATGCCGGCTTTGAATGAGGGTTCTTTTCTCTTGATGCCGACTTCCATGCCGCATTCGGGTGTAGAGGCTAATATGCAGATCGTGAAACAACTGGATATGTTGGTTCAGGCTATTCCTGAAGTGGAAATGGTGGTGGGTAAGGCAGGAAGGGCAGAAAGCCCTTTGGATCCTGCACCCATGTCCATGTATGAAAACATCATCAATTACAAAACCGAATACCTGCAGGACGAGAATGCCCGCAAACTCCGCTTCAAGGTGGACAGGGAGGGCAATTACCTGATCCAGGTCAATGGCAAAGTGTGGTGGTATGACCGTCAGGATGGGGCTATTTGGGATGAAGATAAAAATTACATGGACGAGGCCCAACGCAGGGCCGTGGCGAGAAACATTTCCAAATACCTTGTAGCAGACGAAAAGAAAGGGCAATACTTCCGTCAGTGGAGGGATGAAATCCGCACACCGGATGATATCTGGGATGAAATCCAGGTTCGTACCTCCAACCTTCCGGGGGTAACTTCTGCGCCCAAGCTCCAACCTATTGAAACCCGATTGGTCATGTTGCAGACAGGTATGCGTGCGCCCATGGGAATGAAGGTGTATGGTCCCAATCTGGAGACCATAGAAAACTTTAGCTTGAAGTTGGAGGCAGTCCTGAAGGAAGTCCCTTCTGTGAAATCAGAAGCTGTTTTTGCAGACCGCTCCTTAGGCAAACCTTACTTGGAGATAGATCTGGACAGGACCCAGTTGGGCAGGTATGGGCTTAACATTGCCGATGTACAGGAATTTATTGAGGTGGCTATTGGAGGCATGACGCTGAGTACCACTGTGGAAGGCAGGGAACGCTACGCCATCCGTGCCCGCTATGCCAGGGAGTACAGGGATGATCCAGAGGCCCTGAGGCGTATTTTAGTGACCACACCAACGGGAGCCCAGATTCCTTTGGGTCAGTTGGCCGAAATCAGTTACCGTCCTGGGCCGATGATGATCCGCGGGGAGAATACTTTCTTGGTGGGCTATGTGCTGTTTGATAAAAGAGATGGTTTTGCAGAGGGTTCTGTGGTGGATGATGCCCGTAATTTTATCCAACAAAAAATCAACTCCGGAGAATTAGAAGTTCCGGCAGGGGTTTCCTACACTTTCTCTGGAAGTTATGAAAACCAGATCCGCGCAGAGAAGCGCCTGGCGATTGTCATACCTCTCTGTTTGGCGGTGATTTTCCTGATTCTGTATTTCCAATTTAGGTCTACTGCCATGGTATTGATGATCTTCTCGGCCATTGCTATGGCCTTCTCGGGAGGCTTTATGATGCTTTGGCTGTATGGGCAGGATTGGTTCTTCGACTTCAATTTCTTAGGTACCAACATGCGTGAACTCTTCCAGATGCGCACCTTTAATCTTTCCGTGGCAGTTTGGGTAGGCTTTATCGCCCTATTCGGTATCGCGACAGATGATGGTGTGGTGATGGGAACTTATCTCAAACAAAGTTTCGAAAAATTCCAACCTAAAAATGTCAATGAGGTCCGCAAAGCAGTATTGGAGGCTGGTCTGAAAAGGGTTAGGCCTTGCCTCATGACCACAGCCACTACGCTCTTGGCGTTGCTGCCTGTTCTCACCAGTTCAGGCCGCGGTTCCGACATTATGATCCCTATGGCCATTCCGGCATTTGGTGGGATGACGGTGGCATTGATTTCCTTGTTTATTGTGCCGGTGCTTTATGGGAAGTATCAAGAGTTTAGGGTAAAAAGGAATTGA
- a CDS encoding four helix bundle protein has translation MGENKDYIKLEDLEVYQLSRALSKKAWAIYSKLNWQMRKIMGDQFIESSDSIGANLAEAYGRYHYLDRIRFLYNSRGSKLESVNHWLSLMHERGVISDDEFNDAKDTAEKLAVKLNNYIKSIYNSKNELK, from the coding sequence ATGGGGGAAAATAAAGATTATATAAAATTGGAAGACTTAGAGGTCTATCAATTGTCAAGAGCATTATCTAAAAAGGCATGGGCCATTTATTCGAAATTGAATTGGCAAATGAGAAAAATTATGGGAGATCAATTTATAGAATCTTCAGATTCCATTGGAGCCAATCTTGCAGAAGCTTATGGTAGATATCATTATTTAGACAGGATAAGGTTTTTATACAATAGTAGAGGTTCAAAATTGGAGTCTGTAAATCATTGGCTGAGCTTAATGCATGAAAGAGGTGTGATCTCTGATGATGAGTTTAATGATGCAAAGGATACAGCTGAAAAATTAGCTGTGAAACTAAATAACTACATCAAATCAATTTACAATTCAAAAAATGAATTGAAATGA
- a CDS encoding TolC family protein, translating to MKKKLAIDNRLTGFSTKKRGWGPIEYLSISNIYKYLFLIVSAVIHIEVAESQVLEKYLEIAVDNNPALQASFKGYQASLEKTNQVSLENPQLNIGVFTRPMELLMGNQRAEASVMQMFPWFGMLKTQKEEATLMAEAKYEEFRQQRNVLLYQVKETYFQLQQLENTIDITDSNLEILKSLERLAIIRYQGGNTADAVSSVTSAVKRPARGGQQGGADDGMGMGGASAGSASSMGQSSRSTSAMSGMGSGSASGKLTDVLRLQVQIKALESDLQQLEVDKRPLLVRFNQLLGRDKNEPVNIQNQLESQKEMGWELAMLEQILETNPMLLMLEKEGLAYQKQGEMAKLEGKPMFGLGVNYMVFSPRPESGMVGSMDGMYYMPAGMGNNMVMPMATLTLPVYRKKYRAMEAESKLYWEANERQKEDLQRNLETEFESILASIKDTDRKIRLLEEQIELTEQTLELSVTAYATEGSSFEEILNIQKELLDFRLNLLNTKIEREIQFARMETLVGF from the coding sequence ATGAAGAAAAAATTAGCGATCGATAATAGATTAACCGGATTTTCGACAAAAAAAAGAGGTTGGGGTCCAATTGAATATCTATCCATATCGAATATCTACAAATATCTATTTCTAATAGTATCTGCGGTTATTCATATAGAAGTTGCAGAAAGTCAAGTTCTGGAAAAATACTTAGAAATAGCAGTCGATAACAATCCTGCACTTCAAGCATCATTTAAAGGGTATCAGGCTTCATTAGAAAAAACAAACCAGGTAAGTCTGGAGAATCCCCAATTGAACATTGGGGTGTTTACCCGACCTATGGAGCTCTTGATGGGAAATCAACGGGCCGAGGCTTCGGTGATGCAGATGTTCCCTTGGTTTGGGATGCTCAAAACACAAAAGGAAGAAGCTACCCTCATGGCGGAGGCCAAATATGAGGAGTTTAGACAACAGCGCAATGTGCTCCTTTATCAGGTAAAGGAAACCTATTTCCAGTTGCAGCAACTCGAGAATACCATCGATATCACCGACTCAAATCTGGAGATTTTGAAGTCTTTGGAGCGCTTGGCCATTATCCGTTATCAGGGTGGAAATACCGCTGATGCTGTGTCTTCGGTAACTTCTGCTGTCAAAAGACCTGCCCGGGGAGGCCAGCAAGGAGGTGCAGATGATGGTATGGGTATGGGTGGAGCAAGTGCCGGAAGTGCCTCAAGCATGGGCCAATCTTCCCGATCGACTTCCGCCATGTCTGGCATGGGTTCTGGTTCTGCTTCAGGGAAGCTGACGGATGTGCTGAGGCTACAGGTGCAGATCAAGGCCCTGGAGTCCGATCTGCAACAGCTGGAAGTGGACAAAAGACCACTTTTGGTCCGCTTCAACCAACTGCTTGGCAGGGATAAAAATGAACCGGTCAATATTCAAAACCAATTGGAAAGCCAGAAAGAAATGGGCTGGGAATTGGCCATGCTGGAGCAAATCCTTGAAACCAACCCCATGCTCTTGATGCTGGAGAAAGAAGGTTTGGCCTACCAGAAGCAGGGAGAAATGGCCAAGCTGGAAGGTAAACCCATGTTTGGATTGGGGGTAAATTACATGGTTTTTTCTCCCAGACCTGAATCAGGTATGGTAGGGAGCATGGATGGCATGTACTATATGCCTGCCGGTATGGGCAATAATATGGTCATGCCCATGGCTACCCTCACCTTGCCGGTTTACCGCAAAAAGTACAGAGCCATGGAAGCCGAATCCAAGCTTTACTGGGAGGCCAATGAGCGCCAAAAGGAGGATCTGCAAAGGAATCTGGAGACGGAGTTTGAAAGCATATTGGCATCCATCAAAGATACTGACCGCAAAATCCGCTTGCTGGAAGAGCAAATCGAATTGACCGAGCAAACCCTTGAACTTTCGGTTACGGCCTATGCCACCGAAGGAAGCTCTTTTGAAGAAATCCTGAACATTCAAAAGGAGCTGTTGGATTTCCGCCTAAACCTTTTGAATACAAAGATTGAACGAGAAATTCAGTTTGCAAGGATGGAAACTTTGGTTGGTTTCTAA
- a CDS encoding T9SS type A sorting domain-containing protein: MKKAFIYFIFFLISFTSVSQTDPPKPDVIFTPYGSSPFWYGEQTSFSLGYKIDADNVNSPICSTRSASVTGNGGATATINPTLDDILVTWGNQKTESQGAKVKITFGSCNNSLFNRSFESQNSYHVMSIIGETPSQINNSSSLNVPICQTNPVSFSISPMAIPNGVGRAASGYEWTIPAGWKFADGTTSNGTGRLFTSANAHTQSFIPNCSSVSGSVTVRAWTNTEGRGTPHYSLPRAIVINRTPSLTITTPNEIKCGVPFLASVQDLPCAVANGYNWNLPSGWTMTGTGRTRTITPAGSTSQTLSVNISLSSGCVVTTSKSITPQNAGTILGPPNESVCSGGSTFSLIDAPTNSSISWTVTPSNRVVTSSGNGSSAFLQPSSNPGTATLRFTVSGACNYVVTKQIKVGPIQTEDIINPAFDSSAGGYPYVCPNGVYVTHISPYNPNYQYEVQVTNGYSTQYGSNPNSFVINIANYSPSQYVDAAVSVRVNNGCGWSQWKTTNLYSDPFSCPPGSGCNPENGDICLLLYPNPSSEEVSVSLLGVEEHEKKTGKSVNEGQVLLYDKNGNLRKVETISKKKTMYIQDLPAGIYILHYRNGNYITKTQLKIEK; this comes from the coding sequence ATGAAAAAAGCTTTTATATATTTTATATTCTTTTTGATAAGTTTTACATCAGTTTCACAAACAGATCCACCAAAACCTGATGTTATATTTACCCCATATGGTTCATCACCATTTTGGTATGGGGAGCAAACATCATTTAGTTTAGGATATAAAATTGATGCTGACAATGTCAATTCACCTATTTGTAGTACGAGAAGTGCAAGTGTCACTGGAAACGGCGGTGCAACTGCTACTATAAACCCAACGCTTGATGATATATTGGTTACTTGGGGAAATCAGAAGACCGAGAGCCAGGGTGCCAAAGTAAAAATCACCTTTGGGTCATGTAACAACAGTTTATTTAATAGGAGTTTTGAGTCTCAAAACTCATATCACGTAATGTCAATAATTGGCGAAACCCCATCCCAAATAAATAATTCATCATCTCTAAATGTGCCTATCTGTCAGACCAACCCAGTTTCTTTTAGTATATCACCCATGGCAATTCCAAACGGTGTTGGTAGAGCCGCATCTGGCTATGAATGGACTATTCCAGCAGGTTGGAAGTTTGCGGATGGTACAACCTCTAATGGAACTGGAAGATTGTTTACTTCAGCAAATGCCCACACTCAAAGCTTCATTCCAAATTGCAGTAGCGTAAGTGGGAGTGTTACTGTAAGAGCTTGGACAAATACAGAGGGAAGGGGTACTCCGCATTATAGTCTTCCAAGGGCCATAGTTATAAATAGGACACCTTCTCTAACTATTACAACTCCGAATGAAATAAAATGTGGTGTTCCATTTTTAGCCTCTGTACAGGATTTGCCTTGTGCTGTAGCAAATGGATATAACTGGAACTTACCGTCAGGTTGGACGATGACTGGAACCGGAAGAACAAGGACAATTACACCTGCTGGTTCTACATCGCAAACACTTTCAGTTAATATCTCCCTTAGTTCAGGATGTGTCGTTACTACATCTAAATCTATTACACCGCAAAACGCAGGAACTATTTTGGGCCCTCCAAATGAATCTGTTTGTTCAGGTGGAAGTACATTTTCTTTAATTGATGCTCCGACCAATTCTTCAATTTCATGGACTGTTACCCCATCTAATCGAGTAGTTACCTCATCTGGCAACGGTTCTTCTGCATTTTTACAACCTAGTTCAAATCCCGGAACTGCAACCCTAAGATTTACTGTATCGGGGGCTTGTAATTATGTGGTCACAAAACAAATCAAGGTGGGACCTATTCAAACAGAAGATATAATTAATCCTGCATTTGATTCCTCTGCGGGTGGATATCCATATGTATGTCCAAATGGAGTATATGTAACACATATTAGTCCATATAATCCAAATTACCAATATGAAGTACAGGTGACGAATGGATATTCAACACAATATGGTTCAAATCCAAATTCTTTTGTTATTAATATTGCGAATTATTCACCATCACAATATGTAGATGCTGCTGTGTCGGTAAGAGTCAATAATGGCTGTGGTTGGAGCCAATGGAAAACGACAAACTTATATTCAGATCCATTTTCTTGCCCACCTGGAAGTGGCTGTAATCCAGAAAACGGGGATATATGTCTATTACTTTATCCAAACCCGTCTTCTGAAGAAGTCTCTGTTTCACTTTTGGGTGTTGAAGAACACGAAAAAAAGACAGGAAAAAGTGTAAATGAGGGACAGGTGCTTCTTTATGATAAAAATGGTAACTTAAGAAAGGTAGAAACCATTTCTAAGAAAAAGACCATGTACATTCAAGACCTTCCTGCTGGAATTTATATCCTACATTACCGAAATGGGAATTACATTACCAAGACTCAATTAAAAATAGAGAAATAA
- a CDS encoding sodium-dependent bicarbonate transport family permease, producing MNYHLLIDNFTNPAFLFFVLGIVAVRLKSDLEIPNNSSKFISLYLLFAIGFKGGQELAHSEFNMGIIWAVLFGIGVASIIPLYTFFILKKRFSVENAGAIAAAYGSVSAVTFVTAVSFLEIQQQHFNGYMVAIMALMEAPAIILGVLLIKIFSEESNSQMKIRKVVHHAFTNGSVLLILGSLIIGLLASEKEARGIEPFTTDIFKGFLAIFLLDMGITSGKKLKDFLDSGRFTAVFALIIPLINGIIVAYISQLITPNTGDRFMFAILAASASYIAVPAAMKIAVPKANPGIFLPMALAVTFPFNITLGFPIYYWVASSL from the coding sequence ATGAATTACCATTTATTGATTGACAACTTTACCAATCCTGCATTTTTATTTTTTGTTTTAGGAATTGTGGCGGTAAGGTTAAAAAGTGACCTGGAAATCCCTAACAACTCCTCTAAATTTATCTCCCTTTATCTTTTGTTTGCCATTGGATTCAAAGGCGGACAAGAGCTTGCCCACAGCGAATTCAACATGGGAATCATTTGGGCGGTACTTTTTGGCATTGGAGTAGCGAGCATCATTCCCCTGTACACTTTCTTCATACTCAAAAAACGTTTCAGTGTAGAAAATGCAGGTGCAATAGCTGCTGCTTATGGTTCGGTATCCGCTGTAACTTTTGTGACTGCGGTTTCTTTTCTGGAAATCCAACAGCAGCATTTCAATGGTTACATGGTGGCCATAATGGCATTGATGGAGGCTCCTGCCATCATATTAGGGGTACTTTTGATCAAAATCTTTTCGGAAGAAAGCAATTCCCAAATGAAGATCAGAAAAGTAGTGCACCATGCCTTTACCAATGGTTCGGTACTTCTCATCTTAGGAAGTCTGATTATCGGCCTATTGGCATCTGAAAAAGAGGCAAGAGGCATTGAGCCTTTTACCACTGATATTTTCAAAGGTTTCTTGGCCATTTTCCTGTTGGATATGGGCATCACCAGTGGTAAAAAATTAAAAGATTTCTTGGATTCAGGAAGATTTACAGCTGTATTTGCGCTAATTATCCCTCTTATCAACGGAATAATTGTGGCCTACATCTCACAATTGATCACACCCAATACAGGGGACCGCTTTATGTTTGCCATCCTTGCCGCTTCAGCTTCTTACATTGCCGTCCCTGCAGCCATGAAGATTGCCGTTCCCAAAGCAAATCCGGGGATATTCCTTCCCATGGCCTTGGCTGTAACGTTCCCTTTCAACATTACCCTTGGTTTTCCGATCTATTATTGGGTAGCCAGCAGCCTTTAA